From Arcticibacter tournemirensis, one genomic window encodes:
- a CDS encoding OmpA family protein, translating to MKLKIFLTVLFITSLICRLAAQSSDKETPAMKKAISEYNSLRYLSAIHHLNAVLEKDTSNVKAMEMIAFSYRQVKNYDEALFWYEKLSHQKSLKADWVLYFAEALASKQQYEKSEQWYRKYLSMMPADKRASEFSRADLNSFTQNNGFWKVAYTNLNTAASEYSPLYYKDGLLFSSNRLRKSASGRVFPWDNTPYSNLYQVAKLKDVKDVDTDSMMRVAFKGSGKAYRFNNDDTEPTSNDSKTLGQYNPALFMDTLGLALNSSGLAKPLMGRVNTKYHEGPASAFPDGSLIFTRNNFYKGRQGKSKTGINKLKLYIASGSGLTTITEFPYNSDEYSVGHPALSTDGNILVFASDMPQGYGGTDLYYCVRSGAGQWTRPVNLGKQINTEGNEQFPYLAKDGTLFFASTGHAGLGGLDVFEVALKDMKPVHQPRNMGVPVNSSADDFGLVRSEDGKSGYFSSNRRGGDDIYHFSQASSRVRIEGTIKDARTKLPLGGSRLLMRHLDGTDTVRTDTKGQFSKDLAKERDYEITGQKLGYVSQMGFTTTVGITKDSVIRMDILLNKTESPQQYVISNCDSLKRVFSVQNIYYDLDRSEIRYDARPALDELVALMKKYPEITVITSSHCDSRASEEYNRNLSLRRGEAARSYLISRGISAFRVKVEYYGKTRLVNRCYPGVVCSEQDQQLNRRTEFDVILNGVNLTQLNCED from the coding sequence ATGAAGCTTAAAATATTTTTAACGGTCCTTTTTATTACTTCGCTGATTTGCCGGCTGGCTGCTCAATCTTCAGACAAGGAAACGCCAGCGATGAAGAAGGCTATTTCAGAATATAACTCTCTCCGGTACTTATCAGCAATTCACCATTTGAATGCAGTCCTTGAAAAAGACACTTCCAATGTGAAAGCCATGGAAATGATCGCTTTCAGTTACAGACAGGTTAAAAACTATGACGAAGCGCTCTTCTGGTATGAGAAGCTAAGCCATCAAAAATCTTTAAAAGCAGACTGGGTGCTTTACTTCGCAGAGGCGCTTGCGAGCAAGCAGCAATACGAGAAATCAGAACAATGGTATCGTAAATATCTCAGTATGATGCCGGCGGACAAACGTGCATCAGAATTTTCCCGCGCTGATTTAAATAGCTTCACGCAGAATAATGGATTTTGGAAGGTTGCCTACACCAACCTGAATACTGCTGCTTCGGAATATTCTCCTTTATATTACAAGGATGGACTTCTATTCAGCAGCAACCGCCTGCGAAAGAGTGCCTCCGGACGGGTTTTTCCCTGGGATAACACACCTTATAGCAATTTATATCAGGTCGCCAAACTCAAAGATGTTAAAGATGTAGATACTGATAGTATGATGAGGGTAGCCTTCAAGGGTAGTGGAAAGGCATATAGGTTTAATAACGACGACACCGAACCCACCAGCAACGACAGCAAAACACTGGGGCAATACAATCCTGCTCTTTTTATGGACACGCTTGGTCTGGCATTGAATTCTTCAGGTCTCGCTAAACCCCTGATGGGGAGGGTGAACACAAAATATCACGAAGGTCCGGCTTCGGCATTTCCCGATGGCTCTCTGATATTTACGCGGAATAACTTTTACAAAGGACGACAAGGCAAAAGCAAAACAGGGATCAACAAGCTGAAACTCTATATTGCCAGCGGCAGCGGCTTAACAACGATAACAGAATTTCCTTATAATAGCGACGAGTATTCTGTCGGACACCCTGCTCTTAGTACAGACGGAAACATCCTCGTTTTCGCTTCCGATATGCCGCAGGGTTATGGTGGAACTGACCTGTATTACTGCGTTCGCTCGGGAGCAGGGCAATGGACACGACCAGTAAATCTCGGGAAGCAGATCAATACGGAAGGGAACGAACAGTTTCCATATCTTGCAAAAGACGGAACCCTTTTCTTTGCCTCGACCGGGCACGCCGGTCTGGGCGGACTTGACGTATTCGAGGTCGCTTTGAAAGATATGAAGCCTGTTCACCAGCCTCGTAATATGGGTGTTCCTGTGAACTCCTCTGCTGACGACTTCGGACTGGTAAGAAGTGAAGACGGAAAGAGTGGTTATTTCAGTTCTAACAGGAGGGGTGGAGACGATATATACCATTTCAGCCAGGCAAGTTCAAGGGTCAGAATTGAAGGCACTATAAAAGACGCAAGAACCAAGCTTCCTTTAGGAGGAAGCCGGCTGCTGATGCGCCATCTGGACGGTACTGATACCGTAAGAACAGACACCAAAGGACAGTTCAGCAAGGATCTGGCGAAAGAAAGAGACTATGAAATTACAGGTCAGAAGTTAGGATACGTAAGCCAGATGGGCTTTACTACAACAGTGGGCATCACGAAAGACTCAGTTATCAGGATGGATATTTTGCTGAATAAAACGGAGAGTCCTCAGCAGTATGTGATTAGTAACTGTGATTCTCTGAAACGCGTTTTCTCTGTTCAGAATATTTATTACGACCTGGACCGGTCTGAAATACGTTACGATGCCCGACCTGCGCTGGATGAGCTCGTAGCACTAATGAAAAAATATCCTGAAATTACTGTCATCACATCCAGCCATTGCGACAGCAGGGCCTCAGAGGAATATAACAGAAATCTATCATTACGCAGGGGAGAGGCAGCCAGGAGCTATCTTATTAGCAGGGGAATAAGTGCATTCCGTGTAAAAGTAGAATATTACGGAAAGACACGACTTGTGAACCGTTGCTACCCAGGAGTGGTCTGCTCCGAGCAGGATCAGCAACTAAACCGGCGCACTGAATTTGATGTAATTTTGAATGGCGTAAATCTGACGCAGCTAAACTGCGAAGATTAG
- a CDS encoding Crp/Fnr family transcriptional regulator has protein sequence MSSSNDCCSYPFPALDANNIVLSSSEIHQTILKYCISRTFESQTILLREGSPNRAIYYIESGYAYLYHYHDKKLFVPFLVGRGHWITDKRSFYNSTSDAISVSHENLVAAQGAVLQELSIENYHRLIAEQRYLETLIHKKRVEILEDMYSSLIFLKDANAQKKVEWLLEVYHGILNSVPQYILASFLGMKEETFSRKLRELLKLEIAERQSSSSDEAQLHEKP, from the coding sequence ATGAGTAGTTCGAACGATTGCTGTTCTTATCCTTTTCCCGCTTTGGATGCTAATAATATAGTACTTTCATCCAGCGAGATTCATCAGACTATCTTAAAATATTGCATCTCAAGGACCTTTGAAAGTCAAACCATCTTATTGAGAGAAGGTTCACCAAACCGTGCGATCTATTACATTGAATCAGGCTACGCCTATTTATATCACTATCACGACAAAAAGCTTTTTGTTCCATTCCTCGTAGGCCGGGGACATTGGATTACAGATAAAAGGAGTTTTTATAACTCAACCAGCGATGCGATAAGCGTATCTCATGAAAATTTGGTAGCTGCTCAGGGTGCTGTTTTACAAGAGCTCAGTATCGAAAATTACCATCGGCTGATAGCGGAGCAAAGGTATCTTGAAACACTTATTCATAAAAAGCGTGTAGAGATTTTAGAAGATATGTATTCGTCTTTAATATTCCTGAAAGATGCAAATGCACAAAAGAAGGTGGAATGGCTTCTGGAAGTATATCACGGAATATTGAATTCAGTTCCACAGTATATACTAGCTTCGTTCCTCGGTATGAAAGAAGAAACATTCAGCCGTAAGCTAAGAGAATTACTGAAGCTGGAAATTGCTGAGCGACAATCATCATCTTCTGACGAGGCTCAACTGCATGAAAAACCCTAA
- a CDS encoding type IX secretion system membrane protein PorP/SprF, with protein MKTLKEFLLLICLLVVSASVSAQQNAMYSQYMFNTLAINPAYAGSRNVVSATGLYRSQWNGIDGAPETTTFTVDGALNSKRIGLGFQIYNDKLGITKTTGAAVSYAYRIRMNEASLSFGLQGSVSQYVADFTSVSLGSQSSYDPAFANNVNKVLFNFGTGVYYNSDRFYLGLSAQDLLNNKLAENNATTDSTMGNRKSLHLFLASGYVFTLTDDFKLKPSFLVKGVKGAPLEADFNATLWIKDVFAIGAQYRSSADLAGILEVQATPQIRIGYSYDHSITRLRNFNTGSHEIMLRYEFGSRRGKILSPRYF; from the coding sequence ATGAAAACATTGAAGGAATTTTTACTGCTTATTTGCCTGCTGGTTGTTTCGGCTTCAGTAAGCGCTCAGCAAAATGCCATGTATTCGCAGTACATGTTCAATACTCTCGCTATAAATCCTGCCTACGCCGGAAGCCGGAACGTGGTATCTGCAACAGGACTGTACAGAAGCCAGTGGAACGGAATTGATGGTGCACCTGAAACGACTACGTTTACGGTAGATGGAGCCCTAAACAGTAAACGCATAGGTCTGGGTTTTCAGATCTACAACGACAAACTCGGAATTACGAAAACAACAGGAGCCGCAGTCAGCTATGCTTACAGGATCCGGATGAACGAGGCCTCTTTGTCATTTGGCCTGCAGGGAAGTGTTTCACAATATGTTGCCGATTTCACCAGTGTATCCCTGGGCAGTCAGAGTTCCTATGATCCTGCATTTGCCAACAACGTTAACAAGGTTCTTTTCAATTTCGGAACTGGCGTTTACTATAATTCAGACAGGTTTTACCTCGGCTTATCAGCGCAGGACCTTTTAAATAACAAGCTGGCTGAAAACAATGCAACTACAGACAGTACTATGGGCAACCGCAAGTCGCTACATCTGTTTCTCGCTTCAGGGTATGTGTTCACACTAACGGACGATTTTAAACTGAAACCTTCATTTCTGGTGAAGGGAGTAAAAGGCGCACCTTTGGAAGCTGATTTTAATGCAACGTTATGGATAAAGGATGTGTTCGCAATAGGCGCCCAGTACAGGAGCAGCGCCGACCTGGCGGGTATACTTGAGGTACAGGCAACTCCGCAGATTCGTATTGGATACAGCTACGACCACAGCATTACCCGTTTGAGGAACTTTAATACAGGAAGCCACGAAATTATGCTCAGGTATGAATTCGGTTCGCGCAGGGGCAAGATTTTATCACCGAGATATTTCTGA
- a CDS encoding exopolysaccharide transport family protein, with the protein MEEIAKFLRLLKKHRLTLIIIPLIAVIITYFLVRNLPDSYTSQARISTGIVDDTQQSELIDGLAPRGQQVNQEFSNLMEMMRLKKMIDQVSYKLILHDFTEKPFRNYSKWMRELPESSKKHALQVYRYKYDRFEGLNLWDKDQNGLYRLLQSMNYDSQAILGKLKVSRAGDSDFINVEFESENPELSAFVVNTLSSEFIKYYTVLVKTNQRRATKFLANLLKEKKRDLDSAVDSLRDYKIRNRVLNLDEQSSQLYSQIVDYSNRKQDIFKSIASYTGALNEIDRKFEPNERRYLESVYTKLNQNILSTREELRGLYDLYIQNDFDPQYKNSIDSLQNIMSAQISRTNDLYITNPLAAKQELVQQKMNLEIQLDLSRYSMNTIETQLRNLNSQFDQLVPHEAVVQALERDAEVASQEYLNVLNRYNQSNMEAGLSVKLNLVQTAMPGMAQPSKKMLLVILSGILTLVFYLVILFVLFFIDNSILSARDLANRTQIPVLGRLMSFRGPDIDLKNIWEQPEKNKYARDFKESLRSIRFEIEKDLKGRIVSVSSISPSEGKTLLALSLSYAFKMTNKRVLLIDGNFQNPNISRSTKAGIYLEDYFEGSAEFDEIIPESSVTVLANRGGDSSVLEIADDTTILKRFSQLRDKFDLIIIETPSLSAGNQAKEWLSFTDAIVAVFEAGQSITDSKKPYIEYFKNHDEKLMGWVLNKVQTEQAKGKIGAETVAA; encoded by the coding sequence ATGGAAGAAATAGCTAAATTTCTCCGGTTACTAAAAAAACACCGGCTTACGTTAATCATAATACCATTAATAGCTGTAATTATTACTTATTTTTTGGTTCGTAACCTTCCAGATTCTTACACATCTCAGGCAAGGATCTCTACCGGGATAGTGGACGATACTCAGCAATCGGAACTCATTGACGGTCTTGCCCCCAGGGGCCAGCAAGTTAACCAGGAATTCAGCAATCTCATGGAGATGATGCGGTTGAAGAAGATGATCGACCAGGTTTCCTATAAATTGATCCTTCATGACTTCACGGAAAAGCCATTTCGCAACTATAGTAAATGGATGAGGGAACTTCCCGAAAGCAGTAAAAAACACGCCCTGCAGGTTTACCGTTATAAATACGATCGTTTTGAAGGGCTAAACCTGTGGGATAAAGATCAGAATGGTCTGTATAGGCTCCTGCAGTCGATGAACTACGACAGTCAGGCAATATTAGGCAAATTAAAGGTCAGCAGGGCTGGCGACAGTGATTTTATTAATGTTGAATTTGAATCCGAGAACCCAGAGCTATCTGCATTTGTTGTCAATACCCTGTCTTCTGAATTCATAAAATATTACACTGTCTTGGTCAAGACCAATCAAAGACGAGCAACCAAATTTCTCGCCAATTTATTGAAAGAAAAAAAACGTGATCTTGACAGCGCTGTAGATTCTTTAAGAGATTACAAAATAAGGAACAGGGTACTCAATTTAGATGAGCAGTCGAGCCAGCTCTATTCGCAGATTGTTGATTATTCTAACAGAAAACAGGATATATTTAAATCAATAGCTTCCTATACCGGTGCTCTTAATGAAATCGACAGAAAGTTTGAGCCTAACGAAAGACGATACCTCGAATCTGTTTATACTAAATTGAATCAAAATATTCTCTCTACCAGAGAAGAACTGCGGGGACTTTATGATTTATATATTCAAAATGATTTTGATCCTCAGTACAAAAACTCTATTGATTCATTGCAAAACATTATGTCGGCACAGATAAGCCGTACCAATGACCTTTACATCACTAATCCCTTAGCGGCGAAGCAGGAACTGGTACAGCAAAAAATGAATCTCGAAATTCAGCTGGATCTTTCGCGCTATAGCATGAATACGATTGAAACGCAGTTGCGAAATCTAAATTCGCAGTTTGATCAGCTCGTTCCTCATGAAGCGGTGGTACAAGCTCTTGAGCGCGATGCTGAAGTAGCCAGCCAGGAGTATCTGAACGTATTAAACAGATATAATCAGAGCAATATGGAAGCTGGGCTTTCCGTCAAACTCAATCTTGTTCAAACGGCTATGCCGGGCATGGCGCAGCCGTCGAAGAAGATGCTGCTCGTTATACTGAGTGGTATTCTTACACTTGTTTTTTACCTTGTAATTCTATTTGTCCTGTTTTTTATCGACAATTCCATCCTTTCGGCGAGGGACTTAGCCAATAGAACTCAAATCCCTGTACTAGGCCGTTTAATGTCATTCAGAGGGCCGGATATTGACCTTAAAAATATATGGGAGCAACCTGAGAAAAATAAATATGCCCGGGATTTTAAAGAAAGCTTGAGGTCGATAAGGTTTGAAATAGAGAAGGATTTAAAAGGCCGCATCGTTTCAGTATCCAGTATATCACCATCTGAAGGAAAAACATTACTGGCACTCAGCCTTTCTTACGCTTTTAAAATGACAAACAAAAGGGTGCTTCTTATTGATGGAAATTTTCAGAATCCAAATATCAGCAGGTCGACAAAGGCGGGTATTTATCTTGAAGATTATTTTGAGGGAAGTGCCGAATTCGACGAAATCATACCCGAATCCTCCGTTACAGTGCTTGCTAACAGAGGCGGAGATAGTTCTGTTCTGGAGATTGCTGACGATACCACTATTTTGAAACGATTCAGCCAGCTTCGGGATAAGTTTGACCTGATAATTATAGAAACACCTTCGCTTAGCGCAGGCAACCAGGCAAAAGAATGGTTGAGTTTTACGGATGCAATCGTTGCTGTCTTTGAAGCAGGACAAAGTATAACGGATTCTAAAAAGCCTTATATAGAGTATTTCAAGAACCATGATGAAAAGCTTATGGGCTGGGTGCTTAACAAGGTGCAAACAGAGCAAGCTAAAGGAAAAATAGGTGCAGAGACAGTAGCGGCATGA
- a CDS encoding Ig-like domain-containing protein produces MIKHLRLSVILIFHLISSSYLFAQFPYKESFRNSTAPGITFGGAPPAFLTAAPGTGPNGGSIDKEGEGYLRLTNYGKNQKGYIVSNAEFPSYNGLSVIFEYYTYGGTGADGISLFLFDASVDTFNIGGFGGSLGYAQITTTTPVSPGVSKGYLAIGLDEFGNFSNPTEGRQGGIGRVSGSVTLRGKGNGAALTPDNYKYLTSVRTSTLNPSLPLTFGGNARQPDSSSTGYRRVYMDLVPNPNGGYNITVRITRGGTSPTTVTVINNFYYPEPAPANLRYGIASSTGDQTNFHEIRNVFIDVFDVNNISKPNALNDALTLCSGKVAVLDVTANDVSPNAGGTINKASVDLDPTVTGIQSTYTVPGKGTFSYNSDGTVSFTPESSFTGNVIGYYSVKDSYGKTSDPAEIVVTYSPPPAQPDAGRDTLVNTLFPNASVILRGSDPQNNIGKWTQVSGPNTAVFSNISIQNPLVSNLTGGTYVFRWSVSTAAGCELFDDVQINVNHTPVAANDSVTTSLNTITTIPILANDTDPDGNNTLVKSSVRIIFTPLHGTVSIDPVTGVANYRPNEDYSGYDSFSYAVKDNFGAESNQATVSIAVNVKPEGTGDNTYTSSETPVKINVLTNDKGKTGSIVLKHTDPVNGIVVVNPDSTITYTPTAGFSGKDSFTYKLKNKEGLESDPITVTVNVRPVGSSDSRTTPVNTSVSIAVKDNDISKTGTTVMPASTPLHGSISVNANGIITYTPANNYSGTDIFTYRLRAADGLESDAITVNIMVKGVPEKAPDIEADVSDGKPTVITIPVVPGSTVVITSPPKHGTVTIDPVTGEVIYTPEPGYTGPDDFSYVIRDPDGNESAPGRVIIEVSRPAKIGLAKALTSMTKNAEGSFNLRFTFTVVNYGDHRINQLSLTDDLAGVFPSATITVNSIRSDGTLVVNDAYNGSTNKELLLPSSYIAARWKEVIELEVTVVLSNEGGSYYNFAYIEGVAENTGNKTEDQSTNGLSPDPVNSGDPAPSELTPVKLVKQPLFVPGGFSPNGDGINDYFVVENAMGKQVSLEVFNRWGNRVYRSQNYQNDWNGRCTEGIHIGEDLPVGTYYFILVIDNKDKQVGYITINR; encoded by the coding sequence ATGATAAAACATCTACGGTTATCCGTGATACTTATATTTCATTTGATTTCGTCAAGTTATCTTTTTGCGCAGTTTCCCTATAAAGAGAGCTTTCGAAATTCCACAGCTCCCGGAATTACATTTGGCGGTGCGCCTCCGGCTTTCCTCACCGCTGCCCCTGGTACAGGCCCCAATGGAGGTAGTATCGACAAGGAAGGTGAAGGTTATCTCAGACTTACAAACTATGGTAAAAATCAAAAAGGGTACATCGTAAGTAATGCCGAGTTCCCTTCTTATAACGGACTCAGCGTTATTTTTGAGTACTATACGTACGGAGGTACAGGTGCCGATGGTATTAGCCTCTTTCTTTTTGACGCTTCGGTTGATACTTTTAATATTGGCGGGTTTGGTGGTTCTTTAGGATATGCCCAGATAACTACAACTACGCCCGTTTCGCCTGGCGTAAGCAAAGGCTATCTGGCGATAGGATTAGATGAGTTTGGAAATTTTTCAAATCCGACCGAGGGGAGACAGGGAGGAATTGGACGCGTATCAGGGTCTGTTACTCTTAGAGGAAAGGGGAATGGCGCTGCCCTTACTCCTGATAACTATAAATACCTCACCTCTGTGCGTACTTCAACTTTGAACCCCTCGCTGCCATTAACTTTCGGTGGTAATGCAAGACAGCCCGATTCCAGTTCTACCGGCTATCGCAGAGTGTACATGGATTTGGTTCCTAATCCTAATGGAGGCTACAATATCACCGTCAGAATTACACGCGGGGGCACATCACCCACTACTGTTACTGTTATTAATAATTTCTATTATCCAGAGCCAGCACCTGCAAATCTGCGTTATGGGATCGCTTCCTCGACAGGAGACCAAACCAATTTTCACGAGATCAGGAACGTATTTATTGACGTGTTTGACGTTAATAATATTAGTAAACCGAATGCTTTGAATGACGCTTTAACGCTCTGCAGCGGGAAGGTTGCCGTACTGGATGTTACAGCCAACGACGTTTCGCCAAATGCAGGAGGAACTATCAACAAAGCTTCAGTAGATTTGGATCCTACTGTTACGGGTATCCAGAGTACTTATACAGTACCAGGCAAGGGGACTTTCTCCTATAATTCGGACGGTACTGTATCATTTACCCCTGAATCCTCTTTTACCGGAAATGTTATTGGATATTATTCAGTAAAAGACTCTTACGGTAAAACTTCCGACCCCGCAGAGATTGTCGTTACATATTCTCCTCCGCCGGCACAACCCGACGCTGGAAGAGACACCTTAGTTAATACCCTGTTCCCTAATGCCAGCGTTATTCTGCGGGGCAGCGATCCTCAAAATAATATCGGTAAATGGACTCAGGTTTCGGGCCCTAACACAGCCGTTTTTTCTAATATTAGCATTCAGAATCCCCTGGTCAGCAATCTTACAGGAGGAACCTATGTTTTTCGCTGGTCGGTTTCGACAGCGGCCGGATGTGAGCTCTTTGACGATGTTCAGATCAATGTTAATCATACTCCGGTAGCAGCAAATGACAGTGTAACAACTTCTTTAAATACGATAACTACCATTCCTATACTTGCCAATGATACTGATCCTGATGGAAACAATACACTGGTTAAAAGCAGTGTCAGGATAATTTTTACTCCCTTACATGGAACAGTATCAATCGATCCGGTCACCGGTGTTGCTAACTACAGGCCTAATGAGGATTACAGCGGATATGACTCATTTTCGTATGCTGTGAAAGATAATTTTGGAGCAGAATCCAACCAGGCAACTGTCTCTATTGCAGTAAACGTAAAGCCTGAAGGCACGGGAGATAATACATATACATCTTCAGAAACTCCGGTTAAGATCAACGTACTTACTAATGACAAGGGTAAAACCGGATCTATAGTACTTAAACACACTGATCCGGTAAACGGAATAGTGGTTGTTAATCCCGACAGCACGATCACTTATACCCCAACAGCCGGCTTTAGCGGAAAGGATTCTTTTACCTACAAATTAAAAAACAAGGAAGGACTTGAATCCGATCCAATAACAGTAACTGTCAATGTACGCCCCGTGGGAAGCAGCGATAGCCGTACTACCCCCGTTAATACATCTGTCAGTATTGCCGTTAAAGATAACGACATAAGCAAAACCGGAACGACGGTTATGCCCGCTTCTACACCATTACACGGAAGTATAAGTGTAAACGCTAATGGAATAATCACCTATACTCCCGCCAATAATTATTCGGGCACCGATATTTTCACTTACCGGCTTAGGGCAGCAGACGGACTTGAATCGGATGCCATCACCGTTAATATAATGGTTAAAGGAGTGCCTGAAAAGGCTCCTGACATCGAAGCCGATGTTTCTGATGGTAAACCTACGGTTATCACTATTCCAGTTGTTCCGGGCAGTACTGTTGTAATCACCAGTCCGCCAAAACATGGTACAGTTACTATAGATCCGGTAACAGGGGAGGTCATTTATACTCCTGAACCAGGATATACCGGTCCCGATGATTTTTCGTACGTTATCCGCGATCCGGATGGGAATGAGTCAGCGCCTGGAAGAGTGATCATAGAAGTAAGTCGTCCAGCGAAGATAGGATTGGCCAAAGCGCTTACATCGATGACGAAAAACGCTGAAGGAAGTTTCAATCTCCGATTCACTTTTACCGTGGTCAACTATGGTGATCACCGGATCAATCAGTTAAGTCTGACAGATGATCTGGCGGGCGTTTTCCCATCGGCAACTATTACAGTCAACAGCATCAGATCTGATGGTACTCTTGTTGTGAATGACGCTTACAACGGTTCTACCAACAAAGAATTGTTACTTCCATCAAGTTATATTGCCGCAAGATGGAAAGAAGTGATTGAACTGGAAGTTACGGTTGTTTTGAGTAACGAGGGCGGATCTTACTACAACTTCGCTTATATTGAAGGGGTAGCGGAAAACACAGGAAACAAAACAGAGGATCAGTCAACGAATGGACTGTCGCCCGACCCGGTCAATTCCGGCGATCCGGCTCCTTCTGAGTTAACGCCAGTAAAGCTTGTTAAGCAGCCTTTATTTGTACCGGGAGGCTTTTCCCCTAATGGCGACGGTATTAACGATTACTTTGTTGTGGAAAATGCCATGGGTAAACAGGTTTCTCTGGAGGTATTTAACCGTTGGGGCAACCGCGTATACCGGTCACAGAACTATCAGAACGACTGGAATGGCAGATGTACAGAGGGCATCCACATTGGTGAGGACCTCCCTGTAGGTACGTACTATTTTATTTTAGTGATTGATAACAAGGACAAGCAGGTCGGTTACATAACCATCAACAGATAA
- a CDS encoding TolC family protein, with translation MNIKRLVIPLLFMSMVFSSARAQETIMNDLSYLYMEKLVAVAKANYPRVQSFNHRIEIAKSNVASQKLSWLDPIGFSYVARSNRNTVDIIDPAILTGYQFGISINPGSFLRKPGAIKAAKEELKISLLEQKEYELQLESEVKRRYLIYLQSLNNLRLQTKMVMDAESVFKDLRIRYEKNEITFQEYTNASMSISSAYQGKISAETALISAKTSLEELLVKKLEEIK, from the coding sequence ATGAATATTAAAAGATTAGTAATACCATTGCTATTTATGTCGATGGTTTTTTCTAGTGCACGCGCTCAGGAAACTATAATGAACGATCTCTCTTATCTATACATGGAGAAGCTGGTGGCTGTAGCGAAGGCTAATTATCCCAGAGTGCAGTCCTTTAATCACCGGATAGAAATTGCGAAAAGTAATGTTGCCAGCCAGAAGCTTTCATGGCTTGATCCCATTGGTTTTTCTTATGTGGCCCGTTCGAACAGAAACACCGTTGATATAATTGACCCGGCAATTTTAACAGGCTACCAGTTTGGTATATCGATTAATCCTGGTTCTTTTCTTAGAAAGCCCGGGGCTATAAAAGCCGCTAAAGAAGAATTAAAAATTTCGCTGCTTGAGCAAAAGGAATATGAATTACAATTAGAATCTGAAGTTAAACGACGTTATTTAATTTATCTTCAGAGTTTGAATAACCTGAGACTGCAGACTAAAATGGTGATGGACGCTGAAAGTGTTTTTAAAGATCTTCGGATTCGCTATGAAAAAAACGAAATTACCTTTCAGGAATACACAAATGCATCGATGTCAATAAGCTCGGCCTACCAGGGAAAAATATCAGCGGAAACCGCGTTAATATCAGCGAAAACATCTCTTGAAGAATTACTTGTAAAGAAACTGGAAGAAATAAAATAA